One genomic region from Arthrobacter pigmenti encodes:
- a CDS encoding (Fe-S)-binding protein has translation MREVKRLFDATGLLNPGVLLDDDPRGHMHHLKSAPTVDAEVDRCVECGYCETVCPSRDLTTTPRQRIVLRREMALAPPALKAELERDYGYEAIDTCAADGLCAVACPVDIDTGSLMKRLRAERLPSAAQTAGTFAASHWGGVAAAARAGLGVAAALPAPVTFAVSKLGRKILGEDVVPLAGADLPGPAVRLRSQTELSRDRPAGTEYAGVLFASCIGGMFGASPNSTASGVAPALMELASKAGVPLQLASGAGNLCCGTPWQSKGLVDGYRKMGNAVVESLWEDTRGGQLPVVVDASSCTHGLLGLADVLTAENRRRFADLNVVDAVTFARTTILGRLEPAPAKISRLAVHPTCSAVHLGIVEDLVAVSEAAADTVHVPADWGCCGFAGDRGLLHPELTASATAVEAGQVASLDADAFASCNRTCEMGMSRATGEDYRHVIEILAERHA, from the coding sequence ATGCGGGAAGTCAAGCGACTGTTCGACGCGACGGGATTGCTCAATCCCGGCGTCCTCCTCGACGACGATCCCCGCGGGCACATGCACCACCTGAAGTCCGCCCCAACGGTGGATGCGGAGGTGGACCGGTGCGTGGAGTGCGGCTACTGCGAGACCGTCTGTCCCAGCCGCGATCTAACGACGACGCCGCGCCAACGCATTGTCCTGCGGCGGGAGATGGCCCTTGCCCCGCCCGCCCTGAAGGCGGAGTTGGAACGTGACTACGGTTATGAGGCGATTGACACCTGCGCAGCTGATGGACTGTGTGCGGTCGCCTGTCCTGTGGACATTGACACGGGCTCGCTGATGAAGAGACTGCGGGCAGAACGCCTACCTTCAGCCGCGCAGACCGCGGGCACGTTTGCGGCTTCGCATTGGGGAGGAGTAGCTGCAGCGGCCCGAGCAGGCTTGGGTGTTGCTGCGGCTCTCCCGGCTCCCGTTACATTTGCCGTCTCGAAACTGGGCAGGAAAATCCTCGGAGAAGACGTGGTCCCGTTGGCCGGTGCCGACTTGCCCGGTCCGGCGGTGCGGTTACGTTCGCAGACTGAGCTCTCGAGGGACCGGCCGGCCGGCACTGAGTACGCGGGCGTGCTCTTCGCATCCTGCATCGGCGGGATGTTCGGTGCCTCCCCGAATTCGACCGCGTCCGGGGTTGCACCCGCACTGATGGAACTCGCTTCCAAGGCTGGGGTGCCGCTTCAACTCGCAAGCGGAGCGGGCAACCTTTGCTGCGGCACCCCCTGGCAGTCGAAGGGACTTGTCGATGGATACCGGAAGATGGGCAACGCCGTCGTCGAATCCCTCTGGGAAGACACGCGCGGCGGGCAGCTGCCGGTTGTTGTTGACGCGTCCTCCTGCACTCATGGGCTCCTCGGGTTGGCCGACGTCCTGACGGCAGAGAACCGCCGACGCTTTGCCGACCTCAACGTGGTTGATGCCGTCACTTTCGCGCGTACCACCATTCTGGGGAGGCTTGAACCGGCTCCGGCCAAGATTTCCAGGCTGGCGGTCCACCCCACGTGTTCGGCCGTCCACCTCGGAATCGTGGAGGACCTGGTGGCCGTTTCGGAGGCCGCGGCGGATACGGTGCACGTACCGGCGGACTGGGGCTGCTGCGGCTTCGCCGGGGACCGCGGCCTGCTGCATCCGGAACTGACGGCTTCAGCCACCGCCGTCGAAGCCGGACAGGTGGCTTCGCTGGACGCCGACGCCTTCGCCTCCTGCAACCGCACGTGTGAGATGGGAATGAGCCGGGCAACCGGAGAGGATTACCGGCACGTCATCGAGATCCTGGCCGAGAGGCACGCCTAA
- a CDS encoding copper resistance protein CopC, which yields MKSASAAVTVLPGIRSISRVAALLAGVLLVAFALVFSSATAASAHDELASSNPEPGATLETVPEAIELTFTNVPATIGSEVQVLDESGENWAEGDVSITDTVATQAIGAGAPAGTYTVNWRVVSSDSHPIEGTFEFTASGGGTASETPNASAGTAGPIETGEPEAIDEEPAADSGVSWGVILMVAVLIALAVVLALGARRRLKQGNNDAG from the coding sequence ATGAAGTCTGCTTCCGCTGCCGTTACGGTGTTGCCCGGTATTCGTTCGATTTCGCGCGTCGCAGCGCTCCTTGCCGGTGTGCTGCTGGTTGCGTTCGCGCTGGTGTTCAGCTCGGCAACCGCGGCTTCAGCGCACGATGAGCTGGCGTCGTCGAACCCGGAACCGGGTGCCACACTGGAGACCGTCCCCGAGGCCATCGAGCTGACCTTTACCAACGTTCCGGCGACCATCGGCTCCGAGGTGCAGGTGCTGGACGAGTCCGGTGAGAACTGGGCAGAGGGAGACGTCTCGATCACAGACACCGTTGCCACGCAGGCCATCGGCGCCGGTGCTCCTGCGGGCACCTACACGGTGAACTGGCGTGTGGTTTCCTCGGACTCGCACCCCATCGAGGGCACGTTCGAGTTCACCGCTTCCGGTGGCGGGACCGCTTCGGAGACCCCCAACGCATCAGCGGGTACGGCCGGGCCCATCGAGACCGGGGAACCCGAAGCCATCGACGAGGAGCCGGCAGCGGACTCGGGCGTATCCTGGGGCGTTATCCTCATGGTCGCGGTGCTGATTGCACTCGCGGTGGTCCTTGCGCTCGGCGCACGCCGCCGGCTGAAGCAGGGAAACAACGACGCCGGCTAG
- a CDS encoding MurR/RpiR family transcriptional regulator: MTSEAPATAGLVARIHTLIGSLSPAEARVAGLIAENPAGTSQHTIEELAQQASTSTATVVRTAKRLGYQGYPQLRLALAAQPTGQTRESSLAADVRDEDNPYTVLQKLTAFERDAIRATSELADPAVLDTVVGLLTGARRIDVYGIGASGLVAMDLSQKLQRIGLYCMAHTEHDAGMVSAVLLGSDDVAIGISHTGTTPGTLLPLRRARNSGATAVALTGASGSALAQDAEHTLLTAGRELGFRSAAMASRTSQLLIVDCLFVAVAQRTASARDALMKTHDAISSAGDRRQMRKEDQ; encoded by the coding sequence ATGACCAGTGAGGCACCGGCAACCGCAGGTCTGGTTGCACGCATCCACACGCTGATCGGAAGCCTCTCGCCTGCAGAAGCGCGGGTGGCCGGACTCATTGCCGAAAATCCTGCCGGGACGTCCCAGCACACCATCGAAGAGTTGGCGCAACAGGCCTCAACCAGCACCGCGACGGTTGTCCGGACGGCGAAGCGCCTCGGCTATCAGGGTTATCCGCAGCTCCGCCTTGCTCTCGCCGCCCAGCCAACCGGCCAGACCCGGGAATCGTCGCTGGCGGCTGACGTCAGGGACGAGGACAACCCCTACACGGTCCTGCAGAAGCTGACGGCGTTCGAGCGCGATGCAATCCGTGCCACCTCGGAACTGGCCGATCCGGCTGTCCTTGACACAGTGGTTGGCCTGCTGACCGGCGCACGCCGGATCGATGTCTACGGCATCGGCGCTTCCGGACTGGTGGCCATGGACCTCTCACAGAAGCTGCAGCGAATCGGGCTCTACTGCATGGCACACACCGAGCACGACGCCGGAATGGTCAGCGCAGTACTGTTGGGGTCCGACGACGTTGCGATCGGCATTTCACACACCGGCACGACTCCCGGAACCCTGCTGCCCCTGCGGCGCGCGAGGAATTCCGGTGCCACAGCTGTGGCCCTGACTGGCGCTAGCGGATCCGCGCTCGCCCAGGACGCCGAACACACCCTGCTCACAGCGGGCAGGGAACTGGGCTTCAGGTCCGCGGCGATGGCTAGCCGCACCAGCCAACTCCTGATCGTCGACTGCCTGTTCGTCGCCGTTGCGCAGAGAACCGCTTCGGCACGGGATGCTCTGATGAAGACACATGACGCCATCAGTTCGGCGGGCGACAGGCGCCAAATGCGAAAGGAAGACCAATGA
- a CDS encoding universal stress protein: protein MSEAYTPGTSGPSNGHGIVVGVDGSDQSLCALVWAAKEAERRRTPLYVVTAYTVPVFAASSMDAGYATVDDSVVREGAQAVLDQAVSRIAGHNIEVIPRVETGDASGVLLELSEEAELMVVGSRGRGGFVGRLLGSVSAALPAHSKCPTVVVPLYCAPRLDEAGVEPPKPKGAPCPRAEEIEKVVVVGVDGSEQARMASLVAAEQAQTRGLPLRVVCSLPPFTGSLAWMPAPVDREALHSEIMVQLNAGKAWLQSHFPEVDITVELLDGPPVETLIEASRTAELVVVGTRGRGGFAGMLLGSTSQGVLHHAKGPVLVVPDREDTRLKDRESFGPMVGPTG from the coding sequence ATGAGTGAGGCTTACACGCCGGGCACGTCAGGGCCTTCCAACGGTCACGGGATTGTTGTTGGTGTAGACGGCTCGGATCAGAGTTTGTGTGCACTTGTTTGGGCGGCCAAGGAGGCCGAACGCCGTCGTACTCCGCTCTATGTGGTGACTGCTTACACGGTTCCCGTGTTCGCGGCGTCGAGCATGGACGCCGGATACGCAACGGTTGATGATTCAGTGGTCCGCGAGGGCGCGCAAGCGGTTCTTGATCAAGCGGTCAGCAGGATCGCCGGGCACAACATCGAGGTTATACCGCGGGTTGAGACAGGGGATGCGTCCGGCGTGCTGCTGGAGCTCTCCGAGGAAGCGGAGCTCATGGTGGTTGGCTCCCGTGGCCGTGGCGGCTTCGTGGGCCGCCTGCTCGGTTCGGTGAGCGCGGCGCTGCCAGCACATTCGAAGTGCCCCACCGTCGTCGTGCCGCTGTACTGCGCACCTCGGCTTGACGAGGCCGGCGTGGAACCGCCTAAGCCCAAGGGGGCGCCGTGTCCGCGGGCCGAGGAGATCGAGAAGGTTGTGGTCGTCGGGGTTGACGGCTCGGAACAAGCGCGGATGGCCTCGCTGGTTGCCGCCGAACAGGCGCAGACCAGGGGGCTTCCGCTTCGGGTTGTGTGTTCGCTGCCGCCGTTCACCGGGTCCCTCGCCTGGATGCCGGCGCCGGTTGACCGTGAGGCGCTGCATTCGGAGATCATGGTGCAGCTCAACGCCGGAAAGGCATGGCTGCAGAGCCATTTCCCGGAGGTGGACATCACCGTTGAGCTGCTCGACGGTCCGCCGGTAGAGACACTGATCGAGGCGTCACGGACCGCGGAGCTGGTAGTTGTAGGCACGCGCGGCCGTGGCGGCTTCGCTGGAATGCTGCTTGGATCCACCAGCCAGGGCGTTCTCCATCACGCCAAGGGGCCGGTGCTGGTGGTGCCGGACCGCGAGGATACGCGGCTAAAAGATCGCGAAAGCTTTGGACCCATGGTGGGGCCCACAGGCTGA
- a CDS encoding anhydro-N-acetylmuramic acid kinase produces the protein MRIVGLMSGTSYDAIDAAAVDVVVDGSSLVVTPLGMVSEPYSEELRAELAGALPPSKTTMEQVCRLDTGVGQAFAGLAKRANEELCGGRADFIASHGQTVFHWVEEGTVRGTLQLGQPAWIAEVTGCPVISDFRSRDVAAGGQGAPLVSAFDVLWLRAQAGRPVALNLGGIANITVGGDSPLAFDTGPANALMDAAVAHLTDGRQQYDHEGQLARRGKVHPELFARLLAEPYYDRPAPKTTGKELFHLPYLLDALKGLGSINTEDVIATLNRLTARTVADAVRSVQGTAVIASGGGTKNPALMDALQEELGGMDFTVSDQLGVPSDAKEAIAFAVLGFLSVHGIPASVLSCTGARHASRLGSITPGSGPLVLPQPMGNAPESLRIGGARQ, from the coding sequence ATGCGAATAGTCGGGCTCATGTCAGGCACTTCCTATGACGCGATCGATGCTGCAGCGGTGGATGTCGTCGTCGACGGAAGTTCCCTGGTGGTAACGCCGCTGGGAATGGTCAGCGAACCCTACAGTGAGGAGTTGCGCGCCGAGCTCGCAGGAGCGCTTCCCCCATCGAAGACGACCATGGAACAGGTCTGCCGGTTGGATACCGGCGTTGGCCAGGCGTTTGCCGGCCTTGCCAAGAGGGCTAACGAGGAGCTGTGCGGCGGGCGGGCCGATTTCATCGCGTCGCACGGCCAGACCGTGTTCCACTGGGTTGAGGAGGGTACTGTTCGGGGCACCCTCCAGCTCGGACAACCGGCTTGGATAGCAGAGGTCACGGGCTGTCCAGTCATCTCCGACTTCCGTTCACGTGATGTTGCCGCGGGCGGGCAGGGAGCCCCGCTTGTGAGTGCATTCGACGTGCTATGGCTCCGCGCCCAAGCAGGCAGACCCGTGGCACTCAACCTCGGGGGTATCGCCAACATCACCGTAGGCGGCGATTCACCTCTGGCCTTCGATACTGGACCTGCCAACGCACTCATGGATGCCGCCGTCGCACACCTGACTGATGGCAGGCAGCAATACGACCACGAGGGCCAGTTGGCGCGTCGGGGGAAGGTTCACCCGGAGCTGTTCGCGCGGTTGCTCGCTGAGCCCTACTATGATCGCCCGGCTCCCAAGACAACCGGCAAGGAACTCTTTCACCTCCCATACCTCCTCGACGCGCTGAAGGGACTCGGGAGCATCAACACCGAGGACGTCATAGCCACACTCAACCGGCTCACCGCGCGCACGGTTGCCGATGCCGTCCGCTCAGTGCAGGGAACGGCAGTAATCGCGTCCGGCGGCGGCACAAAGAACCCGGCACTGATGGACGCCCTTCAGGAGGAGCTGGGAGGTATGGACTTCACGGTGTCCGATCAGCTCGGCGTCCCATCGGATGCCAAGGAAGCGATCGCCTTCGCCGTCCTGGGCTTCCTCTCGGTTCACGGCATTCCCGCCTCGGTTCTCAGCTGCACCGGCGCCCGCCACGCGAGCAGGCTCGGATCAATCACGCCTGGCAGCGGGCCGCTGGTCCTGCCCCAACCCATGGGAAACGCTCCGGAATCCCTACGAATCGGAGGGGCCCGCCAATGA
- the murQ gene encoding N-acetylmuramic acid 6-phosphate etherase, with protein MKNLESLGTESRNPRTSNLDSMSVPEILAIMNDEDASIATAVRDALPRIAQAIDLIVTAREQGGRLIYLGAGTSGRLGVLDAVECPPTFGTSPDEVVGLIAGGESAFTQAVEGAEDSATAGEQDLRDIALGPNDVVVGLAASGRTPYVMGALDYARTVGAATVSVACNEDAEISAHADVAIELRTGPEVLTGSTRLKAGTAQKQVCNMLSTVSMVRTGKVYGNLMVDMMPTNAKLVDRAQRIVAAAGDTDLATAGRALEDADGHAKTAVVIIKAGCTAEEAASLLQQVKGDVRSALRLRGVGH; from the coding sequence ATGAAGAACCTCGAATCCCTGGGTACTGAGTCCCGCAACCCGAGGACCAGCAACCTCGACAGCATGTCCGTCCCCGAGATCCTCGCGATCATGAACGACGAAGACGCCTCCATTGCAACGGCCGTACGTGATGCACTTCCCCGGATCGCCCAGGCCATCGACCTGATCGTGACCGCGAGGGAACAGGGCGGCCGGTTGATCTATCTGGGCGCCGGCACAAGCGGGCGCCTGGGCGTGCTCGACGCCGTCGAGTGCCCGCCGACGTTCGGTACCTCACCCGACGAGGTCGTCGGTCTCATTGCAGGTGGCGAATCGGCCTTCACCCAGGCCGTCGAGGGTGCGGAGGACAGCGCGACCGCCGGCGAACAGGACCTCCGGGACATCGCGCTCGGCCCCAACGATGTAGTGGTGGGCCTCGCCGCAAGCGGCCGCACGCCCTACGTGATGGGGGCCCTCGATTACGCCCGTACCGTCGGAGCGGCCACCGTGTCAGTGGCGTGCAACGAGGACGCGGAAATCAGCGCCCACGCGGACGTCGCCATTGAGCTTCGGACCGGGCCGGAGGTGCTGACCGGCTCAACCCGGCTCAAAGCCGGAACGGCGCAGAAGCAGGTCTGCAACATGCTTTCGACAGTGAGCATGGTCCGCACCGGGAAGGTGTATGGCAACCTCATGGTGGACATGATGCCGACCAACGCCAAACTGGTTGACCGGGCACAGCGAATTGTAGCCGCGGCAGGCGATACGGACCTCGCCACTGCGGGTCGCGCTTTGGAGGATGCCGACGGACATGCAAAGACCGCCGTCGTCATAATCAAGGCCGGCTGCACAGCCGAAGAGGCCGCTTCGCTGCTCCAGCAGGTGAAGGGCGATGTGCGCAGCGCGCTCAGGCTCAGAGGCGTGGGGCACTGA
- a CDS encoding MFS transporter — MSTHTPLRQAGAKQSRRALVAGSVGNFIEWYEFGIYGAFATIISANFFTTEGASDFEGLIRTYASFAIAFFFRPVGAALFGRIGDRIGRRPTLIIVLLLMTGATTLIGVLPTYEAIGITAPILLTLVRILQGLSAGGKFGGAVALMTEFAPPGKRGLFGSWQSFTVALGLLAGAGVAAVLSSALSPEALTSWGWRLPFLLALPLGLVALYLRLKLEETPNFQRAAAAEKAGTPDIAVTHPTKGQTAAAIAIGIGRLMGWSAAGYTFLVVLPSYLQTSLDATFQAALIVTVLANAGFAASIIPSGILSDRIGRRPVMVTGAVLIVLLALPLLNVLQNPDSSPFLMGAGVFLAGAIVGMMAGPGPAMLSEMFPTTVRYTGLGLAYSLSNAVFSGCAGLIITALIASTGNNDIPAYYVMVICFISVFALASLQRNTHKEALRD, encoded by the coding sequence ATGAGTACACATACCCCCCTTCGCCAGGCCGGCGCCAAACAGTCGCGGCGAGCGCTCGTGGCCGGATCGGTGGGCAATTTCATTGAGTGGTACGAGTTCGGGATTTATGGGGCATTCGCCACCATCATCTCCGCGAACTTCTTCACCACCGAGGGCGCCTCCGACTTCGAGGGACTCATCAGGACCTACGCGTCCTTCGCGATAGCCTTCTTCTTCCGTCCCGTCGGCGCGGCTTTGTTCGGTCGGATAGGTGACCGGATCGGGCGGCGTCCAACCCTCATCATCGTCCTGCTCCTCATGACCGGTGCAACAACGTTGATCGGTGTACTTCCCACCTACGAGGCGATCGGTATTACCGCACCCATACTCCTCACCCTGGTGCGCATCCTGCAGGGGCTCTCCGCCGGCGGTAAGTTCGGGGGCGCTGTTGCGCTGATGACTGAGTTCGCCCCTCCCGGCAAGCGCGGGCTGTTCGGCTCGTGGCAGTCGTTCACCGTGGCCCTCGGCCTGCTGGCCGGAGCGGGGGTTGCGGCTGTACTCTCATCCGCGCTGAGCCCTGAAGCCCTCACCTCCTGGGGCTGGAGGCTTCCGTTCCTGCTCGCGCTGCCCCTTGGCCTGGTGGCGCTCTACCTTCGCCTGAAGCTCGAAGAGACTCCGAACTTCCAACGCGCCGCCGCGGCCGAGAAAGCAGGTACTCCGGACATCGCGGTAACGCACCCGACCAAGGGCCAAACCGCTGCCGCCATCGCGATTGGCATTGGCCGCCTCATGGGATGGTCAGCCGCCGGCTACACGTTCCTGGTTGTCCTGCCTTCCTACCTGCAAACGAGTCTCGACGCCACCTTCCAGGCCGCGTTGATCGTCACCGTACTTGCCAATGCAGGTTTCGCTGCATCGATCATCCCGAGCGGAATTCTCAGCGATCGGATCGGCCGTCGTCCGGTGATGGTGACCGGTGCCGTGCTCATCGTCCTCTTGGCCCTCCCGCTGCTCAACGTCCTCCAGAATCCGGACAGCTCGCCGTTCCTGATGGGCGCCGGCGTCTTCCTTGCCGGAGCCATCGTGGGAATGATGGCCGGGCCGGGTCCAGCCATGCTCTCGGAAATGTTCCCGACGACCGTCCGTTACACGGGCCTCGGGCTCGCCTATTCGCTGTCCAACGCGGTGTTCTCCGGTTGTGCGGGACTCATCATCACGGCGCTCATCGCCTCCACCGGAAACAATGACATCCCCGCCTACTACGTAATGGTGATCTGCTTCATCAGCGTCTTTGCCCTCGCCTCGCTGCAGCGCAACACCCACAAGGAAGCACTACGGGACTAG
- a CDS encoding NCS2 family permease translates to MDRYFEVTARGSTYSREIRGGIATFFAMSYIVVLNPLILAGADSSGGELGFERVAAVTALVAGILTILMGAWAKYPFALATGLGVNAFVAITVATNPELTWPDIMGLVVLAGLTMLVLVLTGFRTAVFNAVPESLKTAIVVGIGLFIALIGLVNAGFVRRIPDSAQTTVPVGLGFEGVLLGWPTLVFVFGLILTIALVVRKVRGGILIGVIASTLLAVLIEAVANVGPSVGPEGANPQGWSLVVPELPEGSWVGLPDLSLIGNVSVFGAFGSLGATAALLLTFTILLSIFFDAMGTMVGLANEAKLVDKHGNIPGVNRVLIVDALGAVAGGTGSVSSNQIYVESGAGIGEGARTGIANIVTGTLFLLAMFITPLISLVPFEAVAPALVVVGFMMVSQVGRIDWQDWGVAIPAFLTFALMPFTYSIANGLGAGFIAYVLVRTFQGRAKEIHPLMWAVAGAFVLFFGIGPLEQLLGVG, encoded by the coding sequence ATGGACCGCTACTTCGAAGTGACCGCCCGCGGCTCGACCTACTCCCGGGAGATCCGTGGCGGTATCGCCACGTTCTTCGCCATGAGCTACATCGTGGTCCTCAACCCGCTGATCCTTGCGGGCGCCGATTCATCGGGCGGTGAGCTGGGCTTCGAGCGGGTTGCCGCCGTGACCGCACTGGTCGCAGGCATCCTGACCATCCTCATGGGCGCGTGGGCCAAGTATCCGTTCGCGCTGGCGACAGGACTCGGCGTCAACGCGTTCGTTGCGATCACCGTTGCCACCAATCCCGAACTGACCTGGCCGGACATCATGGGTCTTGTGGTCCTGGCCGGCCTCACCATGCTCGTGCTCGTCCTGACCGGCTTCCGGACGGCGGTATTCAACGCGGTGCCGGAGAGCCTGAAGACGGCGATCGTCGTCGGAATCGGCCTGTTCATCGCGTTGATCGGGCTGGTGAATGCGGGCTTCGTCCGCCGGATCCCGGACTCCGCGCAGACCACCGTTCCGGTGGGGCTCGGCTTCGAGGGAGTTCTCCTCGGGTGGCCCACCCTCGTGTTCGTCTTCGGTCTGATCCTCACGATCGCACTGGTGGTGCGGAAGGTGCGCGGCGGCATCCTCATCGGCGTCATCGCGTCCACCCTCCTCGCCGTTCTCATCGAGGCTGTGGCGAACGTGGGGCCGAGTGTTGGACCGGAAGGCGCCAACCCGCAGGGCTGGTCGCTGGTGGTGCCCGAGCTCCCGGAGGGTTCCTGGGTAGGCCTGCCGGACCTAAGCCTGATCGGAAACGTGAGTGTGTTCGGCGCGTTCGGGAGCCTCGGCGCAACCGCCGCCCTCCTATTGACCTTCACCATCCTCCTCAGCATCTTCTTCGACGCAATGGGCACCATGGTGGGCCTCGCCAATGAGGCGAAGCTCGTGGACAAACACGGCAACATTCCCGGCGTGAACCGGGTGCTTATTGTCGATGCGCTGGGCGCGGTGGCAGGCGGTACGGGGTCCGTCTCCTCGAACCAGATCTACGTCGAGTCCGGCGCAGGTATCGGTGAGGGAGCCCGCACAGGCATCGCGAATATCGTCACGGGCACACTGTTCCTCCTGGCCATGTTCATCACCCCGCTGATCTCCCTGGTGCCGTTCGAGGCTGTGGCGCCTGCCCTCGTCGTCGTCGGCTTCATGATGGTTTCGCAGGTGGGCCGGATTGACTGGCAGGACTGGGGAGTCGCAATTCCGGCGTTCCTGACCTTCGCGCTCATGCCGTTCACGTACTCGATCGCGAACGGGCTGGGGGCAGGATTCATCGCCTACGTCCTCGTGCGTACGTTCCAGGGCCGGGCCAAGGAGATCCATCCGCTCATGTGGGCGGTTGCCGGAGCGTTTGTGCTGTTCTTCGGAATCGGGCCGCTCGAGCAACTCCTCGGCGTCGGCTGA
- a CDS encoding FAD-dependent oxidoreductase produces the protein MIPTPTTATESVLPAAAEMTTTVVIGSGLSGLAVASELSRRGVHSIVVESAECLSSGAGRTVMTDSVSLSERTELLRLLRCYASSHSLDIRQETLAEGLCMVGYSNLLPAPVLGSKKWAVQTGNGVLLADHVVLTKYPQNQLRRFVQSLGLAVGRDLKAALRAIGLYLIGVGEMLTPTTREIVRQAKVISDAIVANGALAAQVVQPVKAAVMASSVTRAAARPAISA, from the coding sequence GTGATACCGACGCCGACCACGGCCACCGAATCTGTGCTGCCTGCCGCAGCTGAGATGACAACCACGGTGGTGATCGGTTCGGGACTCTCCGGCTTGGCGGTCGCCAGTGAATTGAGTCGTCGCGGGGTTCATTCGATTGTTGTCGAGAGCGCGGAATGCCTGAGTTCCGGCGCGGGCCGCACCGTCATGACGGATTCCGTGTCGCTTTCCGAACGCACCGAACTTCTTCGCCTTCTGCGCTGCTACGCGTCCAGCCATTCGCTCGACATCCGCCAGGAGACCCTTGCGGAGGGCCTGTGCATGGTCGGCTACTCCAATCTCCTTCCGGCTCCCGTGCTCGGGTCGAAGAAATGGGCTGTACAGACCGGGAACGGCGTACTGCTCGCGGACCATGTGGTCCTCACGAAGTATCCCCAGAACCAGCTGCGCAGGTTTGTGCAGTCACTCGGGCTCGCCGTCGGCCGGGACCTCAAGGCGGCACTGCGGGCAATCGGACTCTACCTGATCGGCGTCGGCGAGATGCTCACGCCGACCACGCGCGAGATCGTCCGTCAGGCAAAGGTCATCAGCGACGCGATCGTAGCCAACGGCGCCCTTGCCGCGCAGGTTGTCCAGCCGGTCAAGGCAGCGGTAATGGCATCGTCAGTCACGCGCGCTGCCGCACGTCCGGCAATCAGCGCCTGA
- a CDS encoding SDR family NAD(P)-dependent oxidoreductase: MAAVQENDDDGGTRPGASAPPGAGPLAGAGPLAGRRAIVTGGASGIGAACVRELAAQGAFVVVVDRDAEGAGVLAKEVDGEVWAVDLLETGELEDLALEADILVNNAGIQVLSPIEEFDPADFRRIHTLMLEVPFLLMRAVLPSMYRKKFGRIINVSSVHGLRASAFKAAYVSAKHGLEGLSKVAALEGGPHGVTSNCVNPGYVRTPLVENQVADQARVHGISEGEVLERIMLTESAVKRLVEPSEVASLVGWLASEQAGMVTGASYAMDGGWSAR; this comes from the coding sequence ATGGCTGCAGTACAGGAGAACGACGACGACGGCGGCACGCGTCCCGGCGCGTCCGCGCCGCCGGGCGCTGGTCCCCTCGCGGGCGCTGGTCCCCTCGCGGGCCGCCGGGCGATTGTTACAGGCGGTGCGAGCGGTATCGGCGCGGCGTGTGTCCGGGAGTTGGCCGCGCAGGGGGCGTTCGTCGTCGTCGTGGATCGTGATGCGGAGGGTGCGGGCGTCCTCGCCAAGGAGGTGGACGGCGAGGTCTGGGCTGTGGACCTGCTGGAGACGGGCGAGCTTGAGGATCTGGCGCTGGAGGCCGACATCCTGGTCAACAACGCCGGCATCCAGGTTCTCAGCCCTATTGAGGAGTTCGATCCCGCTGACTTCCGGCGCATCCATACCCTCATGCTCGAGGTGCCGTTCCTGCTGATGCGGGCGGTGCTGCCGTCGATGTACCGGAAGAAGTTCGGGCGGATCATCAACGTGTCTTCAGTGCATGGTTTGCGGGCGTCCGCGTTCAAGGCGGCGTACGTGTCGGCGAAGCATGGGCTGGAGGGGCTCTCGAAGGTCGCGGCGCTGGAGGGCGGGCCGCACGGGGTGACCAGCAACTGCGTGAACCCGGGCTATGTGCGGACGCCGCTGGTTGAGAATCAGGTTGCGGACCAGGCGCGCGTGCACGGGATCAGCGAGGGCGAGGTGCTGGAGAGGATCATGCTCACCGAGAGCGCTGTGAAGCGCCTGGTGGAGCCGTCGGAGGTCGCCTCGCTCGTGGGATGGCTGGCCTCGGAGCAGGCGGGCATGGTCACCGGTGCGTCGTACGCGATGGACGGCGGTTGGTCAGCCCGCTGA